The following proteins are encoded in a genomic region of [Eubacterium] hominis:
- a CDS encoding response regulator transcription factor, translating into MKIAVIDDNTSICKKITYILSPFEEFQITTFSSIAAYEADECFYDLLLLDIELPDENGIAYIENAPVKHKLVIYISSHEEWMVDSFNPNVIGFIGKNVLEEALLPKVKKAKKYLDNMKQYDFVTMDGNIKVYENSILEIYLDYTSVYLNLQNEKKPIRLNLRSLKELENQKLSDNFIKINRQTIINIQKIQQVLSKEHKVLLINGKEYAVTRGFWKDFIIRYQAKRYLYD; encoded by the coding sequence ATGAAAATCGCAGTGATTGATGATAATACATCTATATGTAAAAAAATCACTTATATATTAAGTCCCTTTGAAGAATTTCAAATAACTACGTTTTCATCTATTGCGGCATATGAAGCTGATGAATGTTTTTATGATTTATTGTTATTGGATATAGAATTGCCAGATGAAAATGGTATTGCATATATTGAAAATGCACCTGTGAAGCATAAACTTGTGATTTATATCTCATCACATGAAGAATGGATGGTTGATTCCTTTAATCCCAATGTCATTGGGTTTATAGGCAAAAATGTTTTAGAAGAAGCTTTATTACCCAAAGTGAAAAAGGCGAAAAAGTATTTAGATAACATGAAACAGTATGATTTTGTGACAATGGATGGAAATATAAAAGTATATGAGAATTCTATTTTAGAAATTTATCTTGATTATACTTCTGTTTATTTAAATTTACAGAATGAAAAGAAACCTATACGTTTAAATTTGCGTTCTTTAAAAGAATTAGAGAATCAAAAGCTTTCCGATAATTTTATTAAAATTAATCGTCAGACAATTATTAATATTCAAAAGATACAACAAGTGCTTAGTAAAGAGCATAAAGTATTGCTGATTAATGGAAAGGAATATGCTGTCACAAGAGGATTTTGGAAAGATTTTATCATAAGGTATCAAGCAAAGAGGTATTTATATGATTGA